The genome window gatattatgtAGTTAAAGATATATCTTGGATTTGGTTACtgactaaaaaatatttaatgaatattaaataatgtataagctgtaatataatataatttataatatataatatataatatattattaatcttatatatgttgtgatatatattataatgttaataaataaaatatcatatatgtgtgtgtatttattcggttttttttaaaatttcaattttagatCGGGTAGCGATCAGATTCGGATTCGGGATATATCGGTAAATCTAATACCTAAATTAATTCAAATCAAAGTTTTTTGGATTTAAAagctaaattcaaatttaaatttaaaaaaccggATGCCATAAATTCAAAAGTTGAGATTTCGGATGGGATATTTTTGACATGAGATTATTTTGCAATATCTCATACTAAGCAGGGGGAAACTAAATAACATTGGGTTGAAACCATTACGACAAATATCTAGCATAgagcaaattaaaacaaaactaCAGCCTGAGCACGAAGTATATTCTATACGATAGTCATTAGAACTACAACTTCTAATAAGAGAAGAAGTTATATAAATTTCTTATAAGCCGATTCGAGTTCTAAGAATTACTGCTTCTAATAAGAGAAGAAATTAGAATGAATAGTGTTTTTCCTCTCGTAGAAATCTGAATGTTCGATCTTCAATAAATTCAACGATCCCTCTCAACAATTTTCATATTCTACGATCCATTATTAAATACAATCAACAAGTTAGATATATATTAAGCGTCCGTAAAGAGTTCATCATGATGCTAAGCTTTCTTAAGGTCTTTATATTACTGCTTGTTCTTCCTCTAGTTTTAACTCAACCAGCGGTGAATAATGTTCTCTCCTATGGTGCAATCGGCGATGGCCTCAAAGACGATACTAGTAGTTTGTTGAAAGCATGGGAGGCCACATGCAAATCATCTGCTTCCTCAGCAACCATGTACTTTCCTCCAAATCACGTGTTTCTGACTCATCCTCTGCTTCTTAAAGGCCCATGCAAGGCGGAATTCGTGAGAGTGGAGATCAATGGCACAATCACCGCGCCAAGTGAGCCTAAAAATTGGAAGTGTGGTTCTGATAATTGTGATACTTGGTTACACTTCTCTCACATGGATGGAATTGAGATCTCTGGCTCTGGAACCATCTCTGGACGCGGCCAAAAATGGTGGGACATGAAGCGCGGTAAAGACAAGCTTGCTGCCTTGAGGATTACTAATTCTAGGAATGTTAAGCTTAGTGGATTGAGATTAAAGATAATCCAAAGATGCACATTGTGCTTAATGGGGTGCAAACTGCATACCTTTCGTATTTAAAGATTGAGGCACCGGGTCATAGTCCTAACACGGATGGTATTTATATAGGCGAGTCCACGGCTGTCCACATTCAGCATTGTGATACTCTcagtgttttgatgatcacactgccagcaagctaatagcataaaactggtgcttgttagcgagctatcaaagttatatatgaatgtgctaacagcttgacaTGATTCAGTATTATGttcactgtcagcaagcttacaggttatcatacaggcttatcagcaagcttacagcgtgaacagaataacaaatggataaggattgAAGTcaaaaagcaaggagatttattaggaatcgatttgtaaggactttaatatttatatatgacttatataaatattagagctcagttttaaatcagaatttcaaacaaaaacgatttcctaacttataggagtttttatATCTTTCGATCTTATCTCTAAAACTACTCCtatcctatttcaaattatggttttataaataaacgtttactgagttgtttcaaacgtctttatgcttttactcagtaaagataacattattcaaacgttcattattcaagcaaattaaacgtgaggttgttgaaccaagaacgttggatagtttgttgagttatgaccgtttggaatgatggtatataaacttgagtgtggtttccgttttgtgaaaacaagaacacacttcaagcttctgaaatacaacacactttcattgcaaaatcttactttgagctctagtgcttatatttgattatatatctatattgagttcatagtttcagtTGTATTACattcatacattgtattgttcaaagtgtaaaggtttgttgctgtgtatcgagcttgtgaaacaagggaacaaggggactagttagctagaagagtatacttgggaagtataggtcttggagagcttttggttcgtggttcaggggtttcagcaagctgataacaggaacaagggataaagggagttatattattgaatcattgtaatcgttgacattattgattaataatataatctcttaccagttggtaggggaccaggacgtagaccattagggttaggggtcgaacctggctaaaattctctgtgttgctagcttactgattatatctgttttgcattgcatctgcattgttagctagctgactgtt of Daucus carota subsp. sativus chromosome 3, DH1 v3.0, whole genome shotgun sequence contains these proteins:
- the LOC135151557 gene encoding probable polygalacturonase At3g15720, with translation MMLSFLKVFILLLVLPLVLTQPAVNNVLSYGAIGDGLKDDTSSLLKAWEATCKSSASSATMYFPPNHVFLTHPLLLKGPCKAEFVRVEINGTITAPSEPKNWKCGSDNCDTWLHFSHMDGIEISGSGTISGRGQKWWDMKRGKDKLAALRITNSRNVKLSGLRLKIIQRCTLCLMGCKLHTFRI